A genome region from Hevea brasiliensis isolate MT/VB/25A 57/8 chromosome 9, ASM3005281v1, whole genome shotgun sequence includes the following:
- the LOC131183446 gene encoding cationic peroxidase 2-like: MERYTCSSSSQITHIIILMCVFVVMSETLVHGQGTRVGFYATTCPRAESIVSSTVATHFRSNTAIAPALLRMHFHDCFVRGCDASVLIDGSNTEKTAPPNLGLRGYEVIDDAKTQLEAACPGIVSCADILALAARDSVVLTGGRSWLVPTGRRDGRVSLASETTDLPGFTESIDSQKQKFSAKGLNTQDLVVLVGGHTIGTTACQFFSYRLYNFNGTASSDPSINASFLPQLQALCPQNGDGTKRVAFDTGSENRFDASFFDNLRDGRGILESDQKLWTDASTRAIVQRFLGITGLAAFNVEFGRSMVKMSNTGVKTGTDGEIRKICSAINS, translated from the exons ATGGAGAGATACACTTGTTCTTCTTCAAGCCAAATTACACACATTATTATATTAATGTGCGTCTTTGTTGTTATGTCTGAGACCTTGGTGCATGGCCAAGGCACTCGTGTTGGTTTCTATGCTACTACATGTCCTAGAGCTGAATCCATTGTGAGCTCAACTGTTGCAACACATTTTCGATCTAACACTGCAATTGCTCCTGCTTTGCTGAGGATGCATTTCCATGATTGCTTTGTTCGAGGTTGCGATGCTTCTGTCCTTATCGATGGTTCCAATACTGAGAAAACTGCCCCACCAAATCTTGGGTTGAGAGGCTATGAAGTTATTGACGATGCCAAGACTCAGCTTGAAGCTGCATGTCCTGGAATTGTTTCTTGCGCTGATATTCTTGCACTTGCAGCCCGTGACTCTGTTGTTCTG ACTGGTGGACGAAGTTGGCTGGTGCCTACCGGACGTAGAGACGGCCGGGTGTCATTGGCATCCGAAACAACTGATTTGCCTGGCTTCACAGAATCCATTGATTCCCAAAAGCAAAAGTTCTCTGCCAAGGGTCTTAACACACAAGATCTTGTCGTACTTGTTG GAGGACACACCATAGGAACTACAGCTTGCCAGTTCTTTAGTTACAGATTATACAACTTCAATGGCACCGCAAGTTCTGATCCTTCCATTAATGCTTCGTTCCTCCCTCAACTACAAGCACTGTGTCCACAGAACGGGGATGGGACAAAGCGAGTTGCTTTTGATACAGGTAGTGAAAACAGATTTGATGCATCTTTCTTCGACAACCTGAGAGATGGGCGAGGAATACTCGAGTCTGATCAGAAATTGTGGACTGATGCTTCAACGAGAGCAATTGTTCAACGTTTCCTGGGTATTACTGGTTTAGCTGCATTCAATGTTGAGTTTGGAAGATCCATGGTTAAGATGAGTAACACTGGAGTGAAGACAGGCACTGATGGTGAAATTAGGAAAATATGTTCTGCAATAAACTCATGA